A section of the Cryomorphaceae bacterium genome encodes:
- a CDS encoding o-succinylbenzoate synthase, which produces MLRAAYIPYTLKFRTPGGTSRGVLTEKKSWFIRVWDERNPEVYGLGECGLLAGLSFDDQPEYEQQLRKVCRNIQRYQETLHGELAAWPSIRFGLEMALRDLQTGGERFWFNTPFTRGEEPIIINGLVWMGRADEMAQRISQKIEEGFRCIKMKIGAIDFDQELLLLSEIRSHFSAREMEIRVDANGAFDSGEAHEKINQLAEFELHSIEQPIQAGQWKEMSRLCADTPLPIALDEELIGVWEKDRQLEMLQTIQPQYIILKPSLVGGFRASERWIHLAEGVDAGWWVTSALESNVGLAAIAQWTSTLGSLMPQGLGTGQLYTNNFPAPLQIREGKLHHTTQAWQLQALFDARWNN; this is translated from the coding sequence ATGCTGCGAGCTGCTTACATCCCCTACACCCTGAAATTCCGGACTCCGGGCGGAACATCGCGGGGAGTACTCACGGAGAAAAAATCGTGGTTTATCAGGGTATGGGATGAGCGCAACCCAGAGGTTTACGGTCTGGGTGAGTGTGGCCTATTGGCAGGTTTGAGTTTTGACGACCAGCCGGAATACGAGCAGCAACTTCGCAAAGTGTGTCGAAACATTCAACGATATCAGGAAACACTTCACGGTGAACTGGCTGCCTGGCCTTCCATTCGGTTTGGTTTGGAAATGGCCTTGCGGGATTTGCAAACGGGCGGTGAGCGATTTTGGTTCAACACACCATTTACACGTGGAGAAGAACCCATCATCATCAACGGGCTCGTTTGGATGGGGCGCGCAGATGAAATGGCGCAGCGGATCAGCCAAAAAATTGAGGAAGGCTTCCGGTGCATCAAGATGAAGATTGGCGCCATTGATTTTGACCAGGAGCTCCTGCTCCTCTCAGAGATTCGCTCACACTTTTCAGCGCGCGAAATGGAAATTCGGGTAGATGCAAACGGAGCATTTGATTCCGGTGAAGCACATGAAAAAATCAACCAACTTGCTGAATTCGAACTACACAGCATAGAGCAACCCATACAGGCCGGTCAGTGGAAAGAAATGTCAAGGCTTTGTGCCGATACCCCACTACCCATTGCACTTGACGAAGAGCTGATTGGAGTTTGGGAGAAAGACCGTCAACTCGAAATGCTCCAGACCATTCAACCTCAATACATCATCCTGAAGCCGAGTCTTGTGGGTGGCTTCAGAGCCAGTGAGCGCTGGATTCACCTGGCCGAAGGAGTGGACGCCGGATGGTGGGTCACCTCAGCACTCGAGTCAAACGTCGGGCTTGCGGCTATAGCGCAATGGACATCCACCCTGGGCTCACTTATGCCACAAGGACTTGGCACGGGGCAGCTCTACACCAACAACTTTCCTGCTCCGTTGCAAATCCGCGAGGGCAAACTGCACCATACCACACAGGCATGGCAACTTCAGGCACTTTTTGATGCGCGATGGAACAACTGA
- a CDS encoding AMP-dependent synthetase codes for MEQLIINGKKLTPANVHSALSDAPPHLSAIRSFLEEWWNDENYIVVKTSGSTGMPKEIELSKKLVKASADQTCDFFDLNRNTTGLLCLPVHYIAGKLMLVRAIRSGMPLIAVEPTMTAICHLEANAHFAALIPSQVVEALSDAVGTAKLSSIPMVLIGGGPIDRETEARLAELPNACYHSYGMTETATHVALRRIGMDARYHALPGVRFEKDIDGALIIHASYLAAPVHTTDLAEIHNEQSFTWLGRTDHAVISGGVKLIPELIEKKIGHLLESRFYLRGETDHLLGQKLVLMLEGSPWSEDRIHDLQSQLHKLLNKFERPKEIRFESRFEETTSGKIRRLSG; via the coding sequence ATGGAACAACTGATTATCAACGGAAAGAAACTTACCCCGGCCAATGTACACAGTGCATTATCCGACGCACCTCCGCACCTGTCAGCCATCCGCAGCTTTCTGGAAGAATGGTGGAATGATGAAAACTACATTGTGGTAAAAACCTCAGGCAGCACGGGTATGCCAAAGGAAATAGAGCTTTCCAAAAAGCTGGTTAAGGCCAGTGCCGATCAAACCTGTGATTTTTTTGACTTAAACCGAAACACAACAGGATTGCTCTGCTTACCGGTGCATTACATCGCCGGAAAACTGATGCTCGTAAGGGCCATTCGCTCAGGCATGCCCTTAATTGCCGTAGAACCCACGATGACTGCCATTTGCCATTTGGAAGCAAATGCCCACTTTGCGGCTTTGATACCTTCGCAGGTGGTGGAGGCCCTTTCGGATGCAGTTGGCACGGCCAAACTAAGCTCAATCCCTATGGTGCTGATTGGTGGCGGTCCTATTGATCGTGAAACCGAAGCCCGACTAGCCGAACTTCCCAATGCGTGCTATCACAGCTACGGCATGACTGAAACGGCCACCCATGTTGCCCTGCGGCGCATAGGTATGGATGCGCGTTACCATGCCCTTCCGGGTGTTCGGTTTGAAAAAGATATAGACGGTGCGTTGATCATCCACGCATCATACCTGGCCGCGCCGGTACACACAACCGATCTGGCTGAAATTCACAACGAACAAAGCTTTACATGGCTTGGGAGGACCGACCATGCGGTAATTTCAGGCGGCGTCAAACTGATACCCGAATTGATCGAAAAGAAAATCGGCCACCTTTTGGAGTCGCGCTTTTACCTCCGCGGAGAAACAGACCACCTGCTTGGCCAAAAGCTGGTGCTGATGTTGGAAGGCAGCCCATGGAGCGAAGACCGCATTCATGATTTGCAAAGCCAACTCCATAAACTGCTCAATAAATTTGAACGCCCCAAAGAGATACGCTTTGAATCGCGATTCGAAGAAACTACATCAGGGAAAATCAGGAGGCTCTCAGGGTAA
- a CDS encoding acetyl-CoA hydrolase/transferase family protein, producing the protein MPKKFQTPEQAVELIQSGHRVFIQGSAATPITLVTALMQRAGTLRNVELMGISTFGDKLFDHPRFAESFFMNSLFVSANTRKLVNAPHGDYIPVFLSEIPLLFRRNFLPIDVALIHVSPPDKHGFCSLGTSVDVALAAMQCAKTVVAQVNPNMPRTHGDGLVPVSAIDAWVEVNDPLPEVSYQHKISDVSLKIGRHCAELIEDKSCLQMGIGNIPDAVLACLDGHKDLGIHTEMFSDGVLSLVEKGVITNRFKAKHPGRLVTGFVLGSRKLYDFVDDNPNVAFLDIAYVNDSYVIRQNPRAVSLNSALEIDITGQVVADSIGTYQYSGVGGQMDFLRGASLSEGGKPIIAMTSTTKNGESKIVATLKPGAGVVTTRSHVHYVVTEYGVAHLFGKNLTQRAKAMVNIAHPDHREALSKAVFERFGK; encoded by the coding sequence ATGCCTAAAAAATTTCAAACCCCCGAGCAAGCTGTAGAGCTGATCCAAAGTGGCCATCGGGTATTTATACAGGGAAGCGCCGCTACACCCATCACCTTGGTTACTGCGCTGATGCAGCGCGCCGGTACACTCAGAAATGTGGAGTTGATGGGCATCAGCACTTTTGGTGATAAACTTTTTGACCATCCGCGATTTGCGGAATCGTTTTTTATGAACTCGCTTTTCGTGTCGGCCAATACGCGTAAGCTGGTCAATGCGCCACACGGAGATTACATACCGGTATTTCTGAGCGAGATTCCGCTGCTTTTCCGGCGTAACTTTCTGCCCATTGATGTTGCGTTGATTCACGTTTCCCCGCCAGATAAACACGGGTTTTGCTCACTGGGAACCTCCGTAGATGTAGCACTCGCGGCCATGCAATGCGCTAAAACGGTTGTGGCGCAGGTTAACCCCAACATGCCGCGCACCCACGGCGACGGTTTGGTACCTGTGAGTGCCATCGATGCGTGGGTTGAGGTCAATGACCCGCTGCCAGAGGTAAGCTATCAGCACAAGATTTCGGATGTTTCGCTCAAAATCGGGCGCCACTGCGCGGAGCTGATAGAAGACAAATCTTGTCTGCAAATGGGCATTGGAAACATTCCGGATGCTGTACTGGCCTGTCTCGACGGTCACAAGGATCTCGGTATTCACACGGAGATGTTTTCGGATGGCGTGCTCAGTCTTGTGGAAAAAGGTGTAATCACCAACCGATTCAAAGCCAAGCATCCGGGCCGCCTGGTGACAGGCTTTGTGCTGGGCTCCCGCAAACTTTACGACTTTGTGGACGACAACCCGAATGTGGCCTTTCTCGATATCGCCTACGTGAACGATTCGTACGTGATTCGCCAAAACCCCCGTGCTGTATCGTTGAATTCAGCATTGGAGATCGACATCACGGGCCAGGTGGTGGCTGACTCAATCGGTACTTACCAGTATTCCGGTGTTGGCGGGCAAATGGACTTTCTTCGAGGTGCGTCGCTCTCCGAAGGCGGTAAACCTATTATCGCCATGACCTCCACCACCAAAAACGGTGAGTCGAAAATTGTGGCTACCCTGAAACCAGGAGCCGGCGTGGTAACCACCAGATCACACGTTCATTACGTTGTTACCGAGTACGGTGTGGCCCATCTCTTCGGAAAAAACCTCACGCAGCGCGCCAAAGCCATGGTTAACATTGCCCACCCCGATCATCGTGAAGCACTCAGCAAAGCTGTTTTTGAGCGCTTTGGCAAGTAG
- a CDS encoding SdpI family protein translates to MDYSTIFVKFRHPYLRNPEIPHSMLLLTQLSFFITLWAAGIPFLVAGLVLLRRPPKEINYWYGYRTARSMKTQKNWEIAQRYSARQMVFSGIVMMVLGMLNLGVAISETTGVILGLCVLIACSYWVFRKTERAIVNHTKSDMNIKQ, encoded by the coding sequence ATGGATTACTCAACGATTTTTGTCAAATTTAGGCATCCCTATTTACGAAACCCGGAAATACCTCACTCGATGTTACTCCTCACCCAACTCAGCTTTTTCATTACCCTTTGGGCCGCAGGAATTCCCTTTTTGGTTGCAGGCTTGGTGCTGCTGAGGAGGCCTCCCAAAGAAATCAATTACTGGTATGGCTACAGAACCGCTCGCTCCATGAAAACACAAAAAAACTGGGAAATTGCTCAAAGATACTCGGCCAGACAGATGGTATTTTCAGGAATCGTGATGATGGTGTTAGGGATGTTGAATTTGGGTGTGGCCATTTCTGAAACTACGGGTGTAATACTGGGGCTTTGTGTTTTAATTGCTTGTAGCTATTGGGTGTTTCGTAAGACAGAGCGAGCAATTGTTAATCACACTAAATCAGACATGAACATCAAGCAATAG
- a CDS encoding TolC family protein yields the protein MKNICLILLLLLAQSISGQTQQTANDTASGRVLPYSDYLQIVMMNHPVAISAGLVVERADMQLRSARGGFDPLIYGDFGAKQFDDKFYYQYRQAGVEIPTWMGVKFHGGYESTDGQFLNPEANMPAGGLLHAGLSVDLGAGLLMDNRRAAFRQAQIAQEQSDAQRDDLLNQLYGEATRAYFNWWLTDQKLKVAEEAVKLANDRYEFVRQSFKWGEFPAIDTVEAYTQVLNRYFALREAQTQWARAVQIANIYLWTEDGNMAFLSPEVRPDWSQKMMPEWTPDEFQVQLEHPRLRMIRAQRDHINITRRLAAEYLRPTIQLKYNFLSQNVLENPQTDFFQDRLTFRENYTVGASLRFPLFVRDARGRVGMARVDMERVDLDFLETRAELEARVNAGLVELSNLNDQVQFFDQNVNYLQALLEGERELFSMGESSLFLVNARETSLITGQNVLLEVKAQQITRYAEIRQLSGRGF from the coding sequence GTGAAAAACATCTGCCTGATATTGCTCTTGCTGTTGGCCCAATCCATTTCCGGCCAAACGCAGCAAACGGCCAACGATACAGCATCGGGCCGTGTTTTGCCTTACAGCGATTATCTGCAAATTGTAATGATGAATCACCCTGTGGCCATTAGCGCCGGACTGGTGGTTGAGCGGGCAGATATGCAGTTGCGTTCTGCAAGGGGAGGTTTTGACCCTCTTATCTATGGTGATTTTGGTGCGAAACAGTTCGACGATAAGTTTTACTACCAATACCGCCAGGCAGGAGTGGAGATTCCTACCTGGATGGGAGTGAAATTTCATGGCGGATATGAATCTACAGACGGGCAGTTCCTGAATCCCGAAGCTAACATGCCAGCCGGAGGACTGCTCCATGCAGGTCTCTCTGTAGATCTTGGCGCGGGATTGTTGATGGATAACCGCCGTGCCGCATTCAGACAGGCACAAATAGCACAGGAACAAAGCGATGCCCAGAGAGATGACTTGCTGAACCAACTGTATGGCGAAGCCACCCGTGCGTATTTTAACTGGTGGCTCACAGATCAGAAGTTAAAAGTAGCCGAGGAAGCGGTAAAACTGGCCAATGACCGTTATGAGTTTGTACGACAAAGTTTTAAGTGGGGTGAGTTTCCGGCTATCGACACTGTTGAAGCCTACACCCAGGTACTCAACCGCTATTTTGCCCTCCGCGAAGCCCAAACACAATGGGCTCGTGCGGTGCAAATTGCCAATATTTACCTTTGGACCGAAGATGGAAATATGGCCTTCCTGTCGCCGGAGGTGCGGCCTGATTGGAGCCAAAAAATGATGCCTGAATGGACTCCGGATGAATTTCAGGTTCAGTTGGAGCATCCGCGGTTGCGCATGATTCGGGCACAACGCGATCATATCAACATTACCCGCCGCCTGGCAGCCGAGTACCTGCGTCCTACCATTCAACTCAAGTACAATTTCTTGTCGCAAAACGTACTTGAAAACCCCCAAACAGATTTCTTTCAGGATAGGCTCACTTTTCGGGAGAATTATACCGTGGGAGCTTCCCTAAGATTTCCGCTGTTTGTGCGCGATGCTCGGGGAAGAGTAGGGATGGCCCGTGTAGATATGGAGCGCGTGGATCTTGACTTTCTCGAAACCCGCGCTGAGCTTGAAGCCAGAGTGAATGCCGGTTTGGTTGAATTAAGCAACCTCAATGATCAGGTGCAGTTTTTTGACCAAAACGTGAATTACCTTCAGGCTTTGCTCGAAGGAGAGCGTGAATTGTTCAGCATGGGCGAAAGCAGTCTTTTTCTTGTAAACGCTCGCGAAACTTCATTGATCACCGGCCAAAACGTATTGCTCGAAGTAAAAGCGCAGCAAATAACTCGCTACGCAGAAATCAGGCAGCTTTCAGGGCGAGGGTTTTAA
- a CDS encoding HlyD family efflux transporter periplasmic adaptor subunit, whose amino-acid sequence MLNLSDNRVERKEYWDEYASLKKVSDDGKPVRRIRILTISLLCMIAFSFVPWTQNVRVAGKLTTLYPDQRPHSVQNRIPGRIAKWYVREGDFVMAGDTIVRIDEVMDAFFDPEIIDRTQRQISAKEGAAVNYLEKSEALEAQIEALTKSLRNKLDQAQNRFVQSELQVEADSMDVEAGKIDYAIAQQRLERMEELFEKGLKSLTDLETRRITLQETRAKLVSLENRYESSQNELENARIELEAVQNEFDEKLSKARSDRNAALSSFFGAQGDIAKMENQLSNIMVRRDNYFVTAPQSGYVTQAISVGLGENIAAGTRIVSIMPERYDLATEMYVTPVDFPLLRPGNKVRVIFDGWPAIVFSGWPRLSNGTFGGKILAIDNFISPNGKYRVLVVPDPDDYQWPFELRVGSGADGILLLKDVPLWYEIWRQLNGFPPDYYRQLDEAREVSLNTGSSTK is encoded by the coding sequence ATGCTGAATCTCTCGGATAACCGCGTAGAGCGCAAGGAATACTGGGACGAGTATGCGAGCTTAAAAAAGGTGTCGGACGACGGTAAACCTGTTCGCCGAATTCGCATACTCACCATCAGCCTGCTTTGCATGATTGCATTTTCATTCGTTCCCTGGACGCAAAACGTGCGCGTTGCCGGTAAGCTTACTACGCTTTACCCCGACCAGCGTCCACACTCCGTGCAAAACCGGATTCCGGGCCGAATTGCAAAATGGTATGTGCGTGAAGGAGACTTTGTAATGGCGGGCGATACCATTGTTCGAATTGATGAAGTAATGGATGCCTTTTTCGATCCGGAAATTATTGACCGTACGCAGCGCCAGATTAGTGCGAAAGAAGGCGCTGCCGTGAATTATCTTGAAAAATCCGAGGCACTCGAAGCCCAGATCGAGGCCCTTACTAAAAGCCTTAGAAACAAACTGGACCAGGCCCAAAACCGTTTCGTGCAAAGTGAGCTTCAGGTAGAAGCAGACAGTATGGACGTTGAAGCCGGAAAAATTGATTACGCCATTGCGCAGCAACGACTGGAGCGTATGGAAGAGCTGTTTGAAAAAGGCCTCAAATCATTAACAGACCTCGAAACGCGCCGAATCACGCTACAAGAAACCAGGGCAAAACTTGTAAGTCTTGAGAACCGCTATGAAAGCAGCCAGAATGAGTTGGAGAATGCACGAATTGAATTGGAGGCGGTGCAGAATGAGTTTGATGAAAAACTGAGCAAAGCACGCTCTGACCGGAACGCTGCCCTCTCTTCATTCTTCGGTGCACAAGGCGATATTGCAAAAATGGAGAACCAGCTATCCAACATCATGGTTCGTCGGGATAATTATTTTGTAACCGCTCCCCAAAGCGGCTATGTTACACAGGCTATTTCGGTTGGTTTGGGTGAGAACATTGCCGCTGGTACCCGTATAGTCAGCATCATGCCTGAGCGCTATGACCTTGCCACCGAAATGTACGTAACGCCCGTTGATTTTCCCCTGTTGCGACCCGGAAACAAGGTGCGTGTGATTTTTGACGGTTGGCCTGCCATCGTTTTCTCCGGGTGGCCGCGTCTGAGTAACGGAACATTTGGAGGAAAAATTCTTGCCATAGACAACTTCATTTCACCCAACGGAAAGTACCGCGTACTGGTGGTGCCCGACCCCGATGATTACCAGTGGCCTTTTGAGTTGCGCGTGGGCTCCGGTGCCGACGGCATTCTGCTGTTGAAAGATGTTCCGCTGTGGTATGAGATTTGGCGACAGCTCAATGGTTTCCCGCCCGATTACTACCGTCAACTGGACGAGGCAAGAGAAGTATCTCTAAATACCGGGAGCTCTACAAAGTGA
- a CDS encoding ATP-binding cassette domain-containing protein, translating into MQRLLITESRIIYLILFYAMLNGIIILTLPLGIQAIINYIMGGRVSSSWVILIIIVMVGLILSGIIQIAQMKMTERLQQRIFTKSSFELAVRIPRIKLGAIQNRYAPEMVNQFFDTVTLQKGLSKLLVDYPTAALQIIFGLILISIYHPVFVFFSFGVVVLIYLIFKFTGPQGVETSLNESTHKYQVAHWLEELARTMGTFKLAGNTRLPLIRVDKLVMGYLDFRVRHFNILILQYKAMVAFKVIVVVALLIIGSLLLIQNEISIGQFVAAEIIIILIMNSIEKIIVGLETVYDTLTSIEKLGALTDLPLEEENNTYPVFPADQFGLSIVIENLRFRYPSTRDLVINHLSLRVGSGQKVVLLGTVGSGKSTLMQLLMGFYEDYEGLISYNGLSLSTLRLDRLRCEVGDNIWQEHIFKGSLRENLTMGDPDISDDQILEAISHLGLDDRVTLLPNGLDTELFPGGIKLPGTVAKKIILARSIMGNPRMLLLDLEVDFLKKEERKKLYDHVFSHPCTVLAATSDDEFMKRADKVIFMVRGNVAFEGNYEQFKQSPYAESLG; encoded by the coding sequence ATGCAGCGTTTGCTCATCACGGAGAGCCGCATCATCTACCTGATTTTGTTCTATGCCATGCTTAATGGTATCATTATTCTGACATTGCCCCTGGGTATTCAGGCCATCATTAACTATATCATGGGTGGCAGGGTAAGCTCCTCGTGGGTTATACTCATCATCATCGTTATGGTTGGTTTGATTCTTTCGGGAATCATACAGATTGCCCAAATGAAAATGACCGAGCGCCTTCAGCAGCGCATTTTTACAAAATCCTCTTTTGAGCTTGCGGTGCGCATTCCACGAATAAAGCTGGGAGCCATTCAAAACCGATACGCGCCTGAAATGGTGAACCAGTTTTTTGACACCGTAACGCTGCAAAAGGGGTTATCCAAATTGCTGGTTGACTATCCAACGGCTGCATTGCAGATTATTTTCGGTTTGATTCTGATTTCCATTTATCACCCTGTTTTTGTGTTTTTCTCTTTCGGGGTTGTAGTGTTGATTTATTTGATTTTCAAGTTTACAGGTCCGCAGGGTGTAGAAACCTCACTCAATGAATCCACCCATAAATACCAGGTAGCGCATTGGCTGGAAGAACTTGCCCGTACCATGGGTACATTTAAGCTTGCCGGAAACACCAGGCTGCCTTTGATTAGAGTAGACAAACTGGTGATGGGCTATCTTGATTTTAGGGTGCGGCACTTCAATATTCTGATTTTGCAATACAAGGCTATGGTAGCCTTTAAGGTGATTGTGGTGGTGGCGCTGTTGATCATAGGTAGTCTGCTTCTAATTCAGAATGAAATAAGTATTGGACAGTTTGTTGCGGCAGAGATTATTATCATTCTGATAATGAATTCTATCGAAAAAATAATCGTTGGGCTGGAAACAGTGTATGACACCCTTACATCTATTGAGAAGCTCGGTGCACTCACCGATTTACCGCTTGAGGAGGAAAACAATACATACCCCGTTTTTCCGGCCGATCAGTTTGGATTGAGCATAGTGATTGAAAACCTCAGGTTTCGCTATCCATCCACACGCGATCTTGTGATTAACCATTTATCATTGCGGGTTGGGTCTGGGCAGAAGGTAGTGCTCCTCGGTACTGTGGGAAGCGGTAAAAGCACCCTGATGCAACTACTGATGGGTTTTTATGAAGATTATGAAGGCCTTATTTCGTATAATGGTCTATCATTAAGTACATTGAGGCTCGACAGATTGCGATGTGAGGTGGGAGATAATATTTGGCAGGAACATATTTTCAAGGGTAGTCTTCGTGAAAACCTTACCATGGGCGACCCTGACATTTCGGACGACCAGATTCTAGAAGCCATTTCGCACCTTGGACTCGACGACAGGGTAACGCTGTTGCCCAATGGTTTGGATACCGAGCTTTTTCCAGGAGGCATTAAACTTCCCGGTACAGTGGCCAAAAAAATCATTCTTGCGCGTTCAATCATGGGCAATCCACGTATGTTGCTGCTCGATCTGGAAGTGGATTTTCTCAAGAAGGAAGAACGCAAAAAATTATATGATCACGTATTCTCGCATCCCTGCACGGTGCTTGCTGCTACCTCAGATGATGAGTTTATGAAGCGAGCAGATAAGGTGATCTTTATGGTTCGGGGTAATGTGGCATTTGAAGGGAATTACGAACAGTTTAAACAATCGCCGTATGCTGAATCTCTCGGATAA
- a CDS encoding TetR/AcrR family transcriptional regulator — protein sequence MPNQLSHVRIAVHPKVYVKDPLSSELGEQILTTSLLMIDELGLEQFTFRKLAARIGTTESAVYRYFENKHKLLLYYMSWYWGWLEYQLAFGTVNINDAAERLKRAINIITAPSRISINQVFDEDLLMRVVVAESPKAYLTKQVDDENKEGFFVGLKQVAGRISEMISEVAPGYPYPRTLSSTLLQSHLDQRFFHAHLPSLSDAKAHPGNMFEFYTDMIFNTIKPWSR from the coding sequence ATGCCAAATCAATTAAGCCACGTCAGGATTGCCGTACACCCCAAAGTATATGTAAAGGATCCGCTGAGCTCCGAGTTGGGTGAGCAGATTCTTACAACCTCTCTTCTAATGATTGATGAATTGGGCCTTGAGCAATTCACATTCAGAAAGCTTGCTGCGCGCATAGGTACTACCGAAAGCGCTGTATACAGGTACTTTGAGAATAAGCACAAGCTATTACTGTACTACATGTCCTGGTATTGGGGGTGGCTGGAGTATCAACTTGCTTTTGGCACAGTAAATATCAACGATGCTGCAGAGCGCCTTAAGCGTGCGATTAACATTATCACAGCTCCCTCTCGCATCAGTATCAACCAGGTTTTTGACGAAGATCTCCTCATGCGGGTGGTGGTTGCTGAATCTCCAAAGGCCTATCTTACAAAGCAGGTTGATGACGAGAACAAGGAAGGTTTCTTTGTTGGATTGAAGCAGGTTGCCGGCCGAATCAGCGAAATGATCAGTGAGGTTGCACCCGGGTATCCCTATCCAAGAACACTGTCATCTACTTTGTTGCAATCTCATCTTGATCAACGGTTTTTTCATGCACATTTACCCTCTCTGAGTGATGCGAAAGCTCACCCGGGAAACATGTTTGAGTTTTATACTGATATGATTTTTAACACTATCAAGCCATGGAGCAGGTAA
- a CDS encoding hemerythrin domain-containing protein produces the protein MKNKPLNRHTALQPLSRDHHRGLLLCWKIRKGLQHGVSPERIKAYADWFWEHHLHPHFNDEETLVFSLLPSSHPMIQQALNEHLHLRELFGLTTANASVLNHIADDLEQHIRFEERVLFQEIQRVSSEEELASLELHEDENASCPAWKDEFWK, from the coding sequence GTGAAAAACAAACCTCTTAATCGCCATACCGCACTTCAACCTCTCAGCCGCGATCATCATCGGGGTCTTCTGCTGTGCTGGAAAATCAGAAAAGGTTTGCAGCATGGTGTTTCACCGGAGCGGATTAAGGCCTACGCTGATTGGTTTTGGGAACATCATCTTCATCCTCATTTCAACGACGAGGAAACACTGGTATTCTCATTACTGCCGTCCTCTCACCCAATGATTCAGCAGGCCTTGAACGAACACCTGCACCTGAGGGAACTGTTCGGCCTAACAACTGCCAACGCGTCCGTGCTGAACCACATAGCCGATGATCTGGAGCAGCACATTCGTTTTGAGGAACGCGTGCTTTTCCAGGAAATTCAACGTGTAAGTTCCGAAGAAGAATTGGCAAGCCTTGAATTGCATGAAGATGAAAACGCCTCTTGCCCGGCCTGGAAAGATGAATTTTGGAAATAG
- a CDS encoding RluA family pseudouridine synthase: MREKVSEYLDEEEDIQGEQELFEHYRYLADKGQEPLRIDKFLMDRIPNTSRNKIQVAAHNGNIQVGGRAVKPNYKVKPGDEISIVLPYPVRVLELIPENIPIEIVYEDDQLVVVNKEAGMVVHPGYGNYTGTLVNALIYHFDNLPGGNSEHGPRPGLVHRLDKLTTGLMVVAKTEHAQTHLAGQFYNRTTARTYNALVWGDLPDEGTIEGHIGRSLKNRKVMDVFPDGDYGRHAITHYKTLERFGYVSLVECRLETGRTHQIRVHFKHIGHPLFGDMEYGGDKILKGTTFTKYKQFIQNCFQILPRQALHARTLGLTHPATGKWMEFHSELPADMTELLEKWRLYVASRKE; the protein is encoded by the coding sequence ATTCGTGAAAAGGTGAGCGAGTACCTGGACGAAGAAGAGGATATTCAGGGCGAACAGGAGCTCTTTGAACATTATCGCTACCTTGCCGACAAAGGTCAGGAACCGCTGCGAATAGACAAGTTTCTGATGGATCGTATTCCGAATACGTCCAGAAATAAGATTCAGGTAGCTGCGCATAATGGCAACATCCAGGTGGGAGGGCGTGCGGTAAAACCCAATTACAAGGTAAAGCCGGGCGATGAGATCTCCATCGTGCTTCCCTATCCCGTGCGGGTGCTGGAACTCATCCCGGAGAACATCCCCATTGAAATCGTGTATGAAGACGATCAGCTGGTGGTAGTAAACAAGGAAGCTGGAATGGTGGTGCACCCCGGGTATGGCAACTACACAGGCACCCTTGTGAATGCCCTGATTTACCATTTCGACAATCTTCCCGGTGGAAACAGTGAACACGGTCCGCGACCCGGCTTGGTTCACCGCCTCGACAAACTAACCACCGGGTTAATGGTCGTTGCCAAAACCGAACATGCACAAACCCATTTAGCGGGTCAGTTTTACAACCGCACCACGGCACGAACCTATAACGCATTGGTATGGGGTGATCTGCCCGACGAAGGAACCATCGAAGGTCACATTGGCCGGAGCCTCAAAAACCGAAAAGTCATGGATGTGTTTCCCGATGGCGACTACGGGAGGCACGCCATAACCCACTACAAAACCCTGGAGCGCTTTGGGTATGTTTCACTTGTTGAATGTCGGCTGGAAACAGGCCGTACGCACCAGATTCGCGTGCATTTCAAGCACATCGGGCACCCCCTGTTTGGCGATATGGAATACGGTGGAGATAAAATTCTGAAGGGAACCACTTTTACCAAGTACAAGCAGTTTATTCAAAACTGTTTTCAGATTCTGCCACGCCAGGCATTGCACGCGCGCACACTCGGGCTCACCCACCCTGCAACCGGAAAATGGATGGAGTTTCACTCTGAATTGCCGGCCGATATGACGGAGCTGCTCGAAAAATGGCGGCTTTACGTGGCATCCCGAAAGGAATAG